GGACCGCATTTAAAGTCCAAACGTAAAATCCTTAACAGCCGCCTTCATCTACTTAGGCCAATTCTCAACTCCAAACTATCAATACACACAAAGTCCACACTGTACATATCTCTCCTCAGACCCATCTGGGCGTACGGTATGCAAATCTGGGGGTGTGCCAAACCTTCGCAAATCCGCACTATCCAAGCTTCCCAGTCCATCACTCTCCGGCTAATAGCTTCGGCACCTTGGTACGTAACAAATGAAACCTTACACAAAGATCTAAAAATTCCAACAGTTTACCAACTAGCTAAATTGTACTATAACAGATTTCACTCTAAACTGCAACACCATCCCAATCCTTTAGTCACTCACCTAGCATCACGTACTCTTCCTGACAACCCACCGCGCCGACTCAAAAGAAATTGGTGCCGTgatctattaaattaattaataaaaaaaaaaataaataaataaataaataaataaattattagaggGTACCATCGCTGGATGATTTCCCTCATCTTGTGAttcatgttaatttttttttttttgtatgtatatagtgtTATATCTGTCATCAATTCTGcctattgtgtaatattatatagatcgtagattttctaaattaataaaaaaaaaaaaaagaacaagttAACTGCCTTTCAAATTTCACTGATCTTGCCACGAACGCCTTGAGTATCAATTATGATTCTCAGTCTACTTATCCAAGTCGCcctaatattttattgtcaatttgcCACAATCGCCTTGAGTATCAAATATGCTTCTCACCAATATTTGCCACCCTTGCCTTGAGTATCATATATGCACACATTTAATTCATGAACTGCCAACTGAGTATCAACTGTGATTCTCAATTCAATTTGTGCATCAAAAAATTCATAGATTTTGCTACAAATTGGTTTTATGGGCggtctaaaaatgttatttttactatttttactctatttataaaaatatgacttattaaaattattaaaattcatgTTCTAACATTGTAACCTATTACCTAACCATcagaattcaaaataattagtaatgcatattaaaaaggaaactatatattgtaatttattttttatttgggaTTTTGTATAACTCAAACAAAATGCACaatctattataaatttataacaagtgttatatttatttagaaacaatatataacaacattgcaaacataataatataaaatatacttccttagtattctttataatataatatttcaaaataaagtattatactttttatgaaaataaaaatgacaacactgtaaataatataataataatttaacataaaatatacctccttagtattttttaaaatatgttatctgGAAAATCaagtgttatattttgtataaaaaaatatataacaactttataaatataagaacaatgtaaaataaaatattatacttccttagtattctttataatataatatttcaaaataaagtattatactttttatgaaaaaaaaatgacaactttataaatataagaacaatgtaaaataaaatattatacctccttagtattttttaaaatatgttatctgGAAAATCaagtgttatattttgtataaaaaaatatataacaactttataaatataagaacactgtaaaataaaatattatacttccttagtattctttataatataatatttcaaaataaagtattatactttttatgaaaaaaaaatgacaacattgtaaataatataataataatttaacataaaatatacctccttagtattttttaaaatatgttatctgGAAAATCaagtgttatattttgtataaaaaaatatataacaactttataaatataagaacaatgtaaaataaaatattatacttccttAGTAttctttaaatgttattttgaaaatcaagtgttatattttgtataaaaaagtatataacaactttttaaaaataataacctactTTTTCTTAATCACACAATGTGTATTAAAGATATATGGCATACAAAAGAATTTGTTACAACCCAAACATTTTGTTCTGATTTGCCTAGTAACAAGCTGTGCATGTTTGCGTCCACCTTGGAGAACCATTTCTTTATAACATTCGGAACAACGTCCTCTAAACTTTGTTTCCTCTAATTGGTGCTTTGGTTGTTCTGTAGGTATGTGaagaatatcattttttttaactaaacatCGTACCAAGTGTTCTCGAAATGAAGTtacgttacatttttttttagtaacttcTTCATATAAAGATAAAGCATTGAGCACAGATGTGTTTAAAAGAAGTTCAAAAGCTATTTTCTTATACCACTTTAGAGTCCGTCTAAGTGGATTGTGGTATGAATTTCTTAGATCGCATACGTCAACAAGTGATTTTCCTTTATTatagtctaaaataatattaggtttttGTATCTCtttaccataattattaataaaggaTACCATTGAAGCCTTGTGTTTTGTTGAAATTACCAACACATCACGTTTATCTTTCCATTTTAGTACAGTGACACCTCTATTACACTGTTTAGCCATATAATCtcctttttttaacttttttctgTATCACTTTTTTTGGATTGTTCTTACGGTTTGAACGAAGGGTACCTACCAAATGAGTCTTCCTATTCAATAGTTCAATTGCCAAATCGTAACTACTGTACCAATTATCAGTATACATAGTCCTGCCCATGTCAAGGTAGTCTTCAGCCTAACACAACTTTTGTTGATACTCTTTGTACTTTATCAGCTTCCTTGCctgcatatattttaaaaccaactgtgtaaaaattattaatgcataacttaaatattttaatgccaTATCTGTGGCGCTTATTttgaatgtattgtttaaaaGAAAGTCTGCCGACGAAAGGTACTATAGATTCATCAATACACATCGACTCTTTTGGGGTACATGCAAATTTATATTTAGCCATAAGCATATCAAGTAAtccttttattttgtataaacggTCACCAGGaggacacatattattattgcagcaATGAAAAGTTCTCAATATCAGTTCAAATCTTTTTCTTTTCATGAAATCAGGTATATTTGAAGCATATAAAGTATCTTTTGTCCAGTATGAAGCTAGGGTTGGTTGTAGACTTAGCCCCATCCACAATACAATCCcaagaaatgtttttatttcatcaattgTTACTTCCTCCCATTTTTTTAAACGAGAATGTGGACTGATATTTGAAGTTAATAATGACATAGCATATCTATTTGTTTCTACCAcaagtaaatttaaaacttcttcatccaaaaataatgtataaaaatcaaatggaTCACCATCAGTTAACGTATCAATTATATCAGGGTTGATACCTACAGGTTCATTATCAggattaaattttatacttgaACTGAAGTCATCAGGAATATCTCCCCATACTGGTTCTGAAAATTCTTCTTGTATATTTTGCTCATCACTAAATTCACTAGATTCCAAATGCAAATTGTTAGTATCATTGTTGTTATATTCTATGGTATCGTTCTGTACctacagtaaaataaatagcTAGGTAAGTAAAATTGATTATAGGTAAGCATAAGTCACATATTTAGTactgtatttgtttatttttttaattctatttgatggtaggacataatataataaataataatattctttttgaacatttatagaTGTTCAATTATACCTCGAATAAGACATCTTCGTCACTATCAGATATACCTCCAGTTGAACTATCTTCAGACCAATCTGATAAATCCAAACATTgcaaaatttcatttttattcattattactttgtaataaaaatgaaacaataacaaataacaatcaacatcaaaaaacataaaaaaacataaaataatattcaaaacatatCAACAGTTTTGATAAGAATATTGTACTGGGGCCTGAGTATTATATATGATactcactttaattttttttttttttttatcaaaatcgatttattaTCATGCAATTAATCAATCGTGTGAAGAAAAATAtcgatatatttcaaaaaatatagtgtGACCAACATGGCTATACCAAAATATTCCCATAGACCAAGATTCGTCTGATTAGTGAGAAGCATATCTGATACTCAAGGCAGTTGTGGCaaatgtagttaaaatgtaCGAGACAAAACTAGCAAGTTAGTCGTGTATCAAATATGATACTCAAGGCAGTTAACttgttaataatgattaaaaaagttattgacaATATCTTAATAGGACTACGTCAAAGATTTAAATCAATGGAAAATATTGCTcaagatttttcatttttagatccaataataatttattcttggcCTATGGAAAACTTGAAAAGAGCGGGAGTCGATTTAtgcaataaatatgaaaatgacCTCAACAAAATTGAATTCATTTCAGAACTAGAGAGCTTTAAGGAGCATGTTTACAACATAGATGACGATTTAAAAAGagcaacattttttgaaatgttgaattttatttataaaaataaacttcaaGATGCATATCCAAATATATCCGTTGCTTACCAAATATATCTTACAATGCCAGTTACTTCAGCTTCGTGTGAACGAAGCTTTagcaaattgaaattaataaaaacatatttaagatcTACTACGGAGCAAGCAAGACTTAATAACTTATCTATTTTatccatagaaaataaaattgcaaGACAAATCAAATATGAAGACATAATTAATGATTTCGCTGCAAAAAAAGCtagaaaagttaatttttaaattttcagattataatttttttacttaattaaaataatcaagagattttttatttaagtttttgtttttatattttttaatggtttttaactataatattgacttcgatcaataatattataatatatgttaagacaacgatttaattaaaaaatatttgttatataaaaatatacttttgatTTGTacctgtttaaaattttttttaattgtgttgACAACCCGCAAACCCTGACCCCTGTAGCTAATACTATGTAAGGGCGCTACATTTTTATTAGCCCCGGGCGCCAAATGTCTTAGATCCGGCACTGCGTATAGTACAACGAAGGCCTTTAATTGACCTGTTCAGGCGTTCAACGACCTGAACAGgtcaattaaagaaaaaatgtatagggaGTTCACTGCACGAGGAACACATGAATGGGTTTCTATTTTACAATCTctgattaatgaatataataattcaaaacacagAACAATATCTGACACCCAGACAGGCCTTCTCCGGTAAAATTAAAGCAACGTCCGATTcttaatggaaaaattaaatttaacattggtGACAACGTCCGTATCAGTATATATAAAGGGGTATTTACAAAAGGTTATTTGCCGAGCTGGTccacagaaatatttaaaataaccaaaataaacaagacatttatttttaaacaaaatattttcttgaacACAAGGAAAACATATGTctacaatgtaaatattttcaaattgctgTGTGGGTACAAgggaaaaatagtttttttgtcattcaaactataaatgtttattgaaatacTTGCACACTCGCACGTTGGTGAGTCGACCAATCTGAAGCTGTGAAGTTTACCGCGGAAGTCACCATGTCCCGTCAGCATTTGCGTAGTATAGTAGTCCATCTCCATCGGCAGTTGGTATCTCTCAACGACCGATGGGATCATCCGTTTAGTCCATTCCCCTTTATCCACGGACATGTACCTTCCTTGCCATGTATCTAACAGTTCTCTCTGTTTGTCCTTTAATGTCTTATGCGTAATGAGCCCGATTTTAGCCCTTCTCTTAAATACATGCTCGATTATTTTCAGGTCTAGCGGCAGTTCGCCAGCTACTGCCGTCAGACAATTAGTTGAGGCCGTATTGTAAGCGCTCGTTATCGCTCTTAGTGGGTCTCGTTGCATCGAGCCCAGCTTCTTCTTGCATTTCTCGAAAGTGACGCCTTACCACCAGACTTCCGCCGCATACGGTATTCTGGGCAGGAAGACGCCCTCGTATATAACCCTGGAAGTTCTTCTGCTCATACCCCAATTTGCAGATGATATGCCTCTGAGCCTCTTGTAGAGGTCTTTTGACTTCTCACGTCATCGAGGTATTCCGTCATCCTCTTAAATGCTGTCGGAGGTCTAGCGGCGCCAGTGAGAATGGCTATATCATCCGCATACGTTATAACATGCTGAGTCCTTTGATCGGGTGGTGGCCCAATGTCGGACATGGCAACCTTCCACAAGGTCGGTCCCAGTTGCGATCCTTGGGGGCACCCTTTCGTCAGCTTTCTTGTCTTGACAATATGCTCCATTTCTAGCTTTGCGTGTCTGTCAGCAAGGTAGCTGTTAATCATATTGACGCTCCTGGTCGATGCGCCTAATTTATGGAGTCTTTCCAGAATCGGGGACAATTTTACGTTGTCAAACGCCCCGGTGATATCCAGAAAGACTCCAAACACGTGCCTGCAATGAGACTCATTTGCCCAGTTGTATAGAGAGTCCATAGCCGTGATTGTTGAGCGGCCCGCAACGAATCCGTGCTGATTGCCTATTGTATTAAGCGAGGTCTCACTCTCGATCTTGCTTATTATGAGCGTTTCCAGTACCTTACTCATAGTGGGCACAAGGCTGATCGGCCTGTATGACTTAGGACTGGACTTGTCCTTTTTGCCAGGGTTTGGAATAATGACTAGTCTGGACACCTTCCAGCAATCTGGGAAGGTGGCATCGTATAAGCACCTGTTCATTAGATGGGTCATCGTTTCTTTTATAAGTGGCCACGCTTTTCTGAGCATACCGGCGGTTATCCCGTCCAGGCCCGGAGCTCTTGTTGGTTTCATGCACCACAACGCATTTTTAACTTGTTGCTCCTCAACCGGGACATGTTGTTTGAGCGGTCCCTGTCGCAAAGGCCCTTCTTGGTCCGGGTCCTCAGGGACAAAAGTGTCGAGCAAGACACTCATGGTCTCATCAATCGTCTCAGTGAGAGTGCCGTCCGCTTTACTCAAGGAGCTGGTGACATTAATCGAGTGTGAGCCGTTTTTGGCGTACCTGAACGCTTTGCCCCAGG
This genomic window from Metopolophium dirhodum isolate CAU chromosome 1, ASM1992520v1, whole genome shotgun sequence contains:
- the LOC132932743 gene encoding uncharacterized protein LOC132932743, with translation MILKAVNLLIMIKKVIDNILIGLRQRFKSMENIAQDFSFLDPIIIYSWPMENLKRAGVDLCNKYENDLNKIEFISELESFKEHVYNIDDDLKRATFFEMLNFIYKNKLQDAYPNISVAYQIYLTMPVTSASCERSFSKLKLIKTYLRSTTEQARLNNLSILSIENKIARQIKYEDIINDFAAKKARKVNF